From one Triticum urartu cultivar G1812 chromosome 3, Tu2.1, whole genome shotgun sequence genomic stretch:
- the LOC125542934 gene encoding serine/threonine-protein kinase tricornered-like — protein sequence MRSCPCDGVELKPPPPHHTKPAPSISYPGPARWTAVYIPGAHSDSRRPPTREERDPAQKRDAAKGPPGTARGVGSSSSSQRGGWLWLVVAGGMESEMSDAQPPAAAAPVAEPLAAVAEEGEGEGEGEASTLTMERVAAAKKFIENHYRSHMKNIQERKERRFRLERQLATSEVPREQQINLIKDLERKETEYMRLKRHKICVDDFELLTIIGRGAFGEVRLCREKTSGNIYAMKKLKKSDMVIRGQVEHVRAERNLMAEVASHCTVKLYYSFQDTEYLYLIMEYLPGGDIMTLLMREDTLTEPVARFYIAETILAIESIHKHNYIHRDIKPDNLLLDKNGHMKLSDFGLCKPIDCSKLSTLSEDEPMGDDNLKESMDVDSSLSETANGRRWRSQHEQLQHWQMNRRKLAFSTVGTPDYIAPEVLLKKGYGMECDWWSLGAIMYEMLVGYPPFYSDDPITTCRKIVHWRNHVKFPDDSRLSPEARDLICRLLCDVDHRIGGAGADQIKAHPWFRGVAWDKLYEMEAAFKPQVNDELDTQNFMKFDEMDNSPPARTGSGPSRKAKLNSKDLSFVGYTYKNFDAVKGLKHADMQRSSSLTRPSIGAIFGSNGMESSREPNGKDTHMHTFSSGDPMSP from the exons ATGCGCAGCTGTCCGTGCGACGGAGTTGAGTTAAAGCCCCCGCCACCACACCACACCAAACCCGCCCCGTCAATCAGCTACCCCGGGCCGGCGCGGTGGACGGCCGTATATATACCCGGCGCGCACAGCGACAGCCGGAGGCCGCCGACCCGAGAGGAGAGAGACCCAGCGCAGAAAAGGGACGCCGCAAAAGGGCCCCCGGGGACAGCGAGAGGTgtaggcagcagcagcagcagccagcGGGGAGGCTGGTTGTGGTTGGTCGTCGCGGGCGGGATGGAGAGCGAGATGTCGGACGCGCAGCCCCCGGCGGCTGCGGCGCCCGTCGCCGAGCCGCTCGCCGCCGTggcggaggagggggagggggagggggagggcgaggcgTCCACCCTCACCATGGAGCGCGTCGCCGCCGCCAAGAAGTTCATCGAGAACCACTACCGCTCGCACATGAAGAACATCCAGGAGCGCAAGGAGAG GCGTTTTAGACTGGAGCGGCAGCTAGCTACTTCTGAAGTTCCCAGGGAGCAGCAAATCAATTTAATAAAAGACCTGGAGAGAAAGGAAACTGAGTACATGAGACTTAAAAGGCACAAAATCTGCGTGGATGACTTTGAGCTGCTCACCATTATTGGGAGAGGCGCTTTTGGAGAG GTTCGACTGTGCCGGGAGAAGACCTCTGGCAACATATATGCAATGAAAAAACTGAAGAAGTCTGATATGGTTATCAGGGGTCAA GTGGAGCATGTTAGAGCAGAAAGAAACTTGATGGCTGAAGTTGCTAGTCACTGCACTGTGAAGCTATACTATTCTTTCCAAGATACGGAGTATCTTTACCTTATTATGGAGTACCTCCCTGGCGGTGATATCATGACCCTTCTCATGAGGGAAGATACCTTAACTGAACCCGTGGCTCGATTCTACATTGCTGAGACCATCCTTGCTATTGAGTCCATTCATAAGCACAACTACATCCACAG AGATATCAAGCCTGATAATCTGCTTCTAGACAAGAATGGTCACATGAAGTTGTCGGATTTTGGGCTGTGCAAACCAATTGATTGTTCAAAGCTCTCAACCTTGAGCGAAGATGAACCCATGGGCGATGACAACCTGAAGGAGTCAATGGATGTCGACAGTTCACTCTCTGAAACTGCAAATGGTAGAAGGTGGAGAAGTCAACATGAACAACTTCAGCACTGGCAGATGAACAGAAGAAAACTG GCATTCTCAACTGTTGGAACCCCAGACTATATTGCTCCAGAAGTTCTGCTAAAGAAAGGATATGGAATGGAATGCGATTG GTGGTCTTTGGGTGCAATAATGTATGAGATGCTTGTTGGGTATCCACCATTTTATTCCGATGATCCAATAACCACATGCAGAAAG ATTGTGCACTGGAGAAACCATGTGAAATTTCCAGATGATTCAAGGCTGTCTCCTGAGGCAAGAGATCTAATCTGCCGGTTATTATGTGATGTTGACCACAGGATTGGTGGTGCAGGGGCTGATCAAATAAAG GCCCATCCTTGGTTCCGTGGAGTTGCATGGGATAAACTTTATGAAATGGAAGCAGCATTTAAGCCTCAAGTAAATGATGAATTGGATACACAAAATTTCATGAAGTTTGATGAG ATGGATAATAGCCCTCCAGCAAGAACAGGTTCTGGGCCATCAAGAAAG GCGAAGCTGAATTCAAAAGATCTCAGCTTTGTGGGGTATACATACAAAAACTTTGATGCTGTGAAAGGATTAAAACATGCAG atatgCAAAGGAGCTCATCGCTTACAAGGCCCTCTATTGGTGCTATATTCG GATCAAATGGCATGGAGTCATCGAGAGAACCAAATGGAAAGGACACACACATGCACACCTTTTCTTCCGGGGATCCGATGAGTCCATAA
- the LOC125548001 gene encoding citrate-binding protein-like → MASLTSSPWLHLLLLLVAMGGTFTAAGGSGNPTAGFQKVQLTDGDFQVQSPYNVPESQRFQYRNGVRTFWVHRNDKPFNTVTHTNPRSEVKLRGHDYSSGVWQFEGYGYVPSGTSGVSVMQIHNEEGAAHSTVLMLHVYDGVLRFYSGAAIEPDIYDRWFRLNVMHDVGASTVAVYVDGERKFSTSVTPSESYYFKFGVYMQHHDQSSCMESRWTNVTLYTKH, encoded by the exons ATGGCTTCTCTCACGAGTAGTCCATGGCTTCATCTCCTGCTGCTTCTCGTGGCCATGGGCGGCACGTTCACGGCCGCCGGTGGCAGCGGGAACCCCACCGCCGGGTTCCAGAAGGTGCAGCTCACCGACGGCGATTTCCAGGTGCAGAGCCCGTACAACGTGCCGGAGAGCCAGCGGTTCCAGTACCGCAACGGTGTGCGGACGTTCTGGGTGCACCGAAATGACAAGCCCTTCAACACCGTCACCCACACCAACCCGCGCTCTGAAGTCAAGCTCCGG GGCCACGACTACTCGTCGGGGGTGTGGCAATTCGAGGGCTATGGCTACGTGCCGTCGGGGACCTCCGGCGTGTCGGTGATGCAGATCCACAACGAGGAGGGCGCCGCGCACTCGACGGTGTTGATGTTGCACGTCTACGACGGCGTCCTTCGGTTCTACAGCGGGGCGGCCATCGAGCCCGACATCTACGACCGGTGGTTCCGCCTCAACGTGATGCACGACGTCGGCGCGTCCACGGTGGCCGTGTACGTCGACGGCGAGCGAAAGTTCAGCACCAGCGTGACCCCCAGCGAGTCCTACTACTTCAAGTTTGGGGTGTACATGCAGCACCATGACCAATCCAGCTGCATGGAGTCACGATGGACCAACGTCACGCTCTATACTAAGCACTAG